The proteins below come from a single Asanoa ferruginea genomic window:
- a CDS encoding ArsR/SmtB family transcription factor, which translates to MPVAIVGPTSVSAAVSPLAELGSALHAAGAPEHHADADLPPMAARLRRRARDWAFTTQAIRATPFVTVWGPHEEFATQLDHLRALPARRLAAQLLRPLGADALRHGQARGLGARVEALVESPGPAVAEFLEFLAESWEGWFAARWPAVRPVLAARTRRFALDAAAAGPVAALTTLDPSITAAGAGVSIAKVRNHRHDVSRRGLVVLPSTLIHPHVYVADVPGRPLVLIHPVAPGPPVLSTRDLSRRLRALANPGRLEVARAIATEPRTAGEIASLWQVDPTLVNRHLRALAAAGVARATRRGRFVQYELDAGAVSALGGDLLGLLLR; encoded by the coding sequence ATGCCCGTCGCGATCGTGGGTCCGACCAGCGTCTCGGCCGCGGTGTCCCCGCTGGCCGAGCTGGGCTCCGCGCTGCACGCCGCCGGCGCGCCCGAGCACCACGCCGATGCCGACCTGCCGCCGATGGCTGCCCGGCTGCGGCGAAGGGCGCGCGACTGGGCGTTCACGACGCAGGCGATCCGGGCCACGCCGTTCGTCACGGTCTGGGGCCCGCACGAGGAATTCGCGACGCAGCTCGACCACCTCCGGGCGCTGCCGGCGCGCCGGCTGGCGGCACAACTGCTCCGGCCCCTCGGCGCCGACGCGCTGCGCCACGGCCAGGCCCGGGGCCTCGGCGCCCGGGTCGAGGCGCTGGTGGAGAGTCCGGGGCCGGCGGTGGCGGAGTTCCTGGAGTTCCTCGCCGAGAGCTGGGAAGGCTGGTTCGCCGCTCGGTGGCCCGCGGTGCGCCCGGTGCTGGCCGCCCGGACCCGGCGGTTCGCGCTCGACGCCGCTGCTGCCGGGCCGGTCGCCGCCCTGACCACGCTCGACCCGTCGATCACCGCCGCCGGTGCCGGTGTGTCGATCGCGAAAGTCCGCAACCACCGCCACGACGTGTCCCGCCGCGGCCTCGTGGTGCTGCCGAGCACGTTGATCCACCCACACGTGTACGTCGCCGACGTGCCCGGCCGCCCGCTGGTGCTGATCCACCCGGTCGCGCCGGGGCCGCCGGTGCTGTCCACCCGCGACCTGTCCCGCCGGCTCCGGGCGCTGGCCAACCCGGGCCGGCTGGAGGTGGCCCGCGCGATCGCCACCGAGCCGCGCACAGCGGGCGAGATCGCCAGCCTCTGGCAGGTCGACCCGACCCTGGTCAACCGGCACCTGCGGGCGCTGGCGGCGGCCGGGGTCGCCCGGGCCACCAGGCGCGGCCGGTTCGTGCAATACGAACTCGACGCGGGCGCGGTCAGCGCGCTCGGCGGCGACCTGCTCGGGCTCCTGCTGCGCTGA
- a CDS encoding MFS transporter — MSTSSVGENKKSGTVQGSGLAEIVDALKVGPFRRLFLVLGLSALGDWLGLLAGAAFASSQVSGATAKGAAFGSVIAVQLLPAFILGPLSGVIADRFDRRYTMVVSDIIRFVLFASIPIVGFIVDSSVKVVTWAAIALFLAQCAAQIWTPAKEAAVPNLLPRSRLEAANQLTLATTYGITPIFAALIFSGMARLPRPGNVGPADYALLFDALTFLASAIVVQFFAKEMSGRTARPPKQPVDEEGHHHVPGRGVMRDLVDGGKFIAKTRLVRGIVVGVLGAFAGAGVVIGTANFYAGALGGGEATFGILFAAIFAGFGVGIAGGPALVGTLSRRRWFALSIMLAGVAVIGLSAAPRLSLAILGAAITGAASGMAFLSGLTLVGGDISDDVRGRVVAFIQSAVRITLLLAIALSSVIVGLGASRELHIGGLEVHLSTTRLLLFVVGVAGIGVGILSFRQIDDRPGVPVWRDIVRGVRRRPLSDTAKKRP, encoded by the coding sequence ATGAGCACGAGCAGCGTCGGTGAGAACAAGAAATCGGGCACGGTCCAGGGCTCGGGCCTGGCGGAGATTGTCGATGCCCTGAAGGTCGGGCCCTTCCGGCGTCTCTTCCTCGTGCTCGGGCTCTCGGCCCTGGGCGACTGGCTCGGCCTGCTGGCCGGCGCGGCGTTCGCGTCGTCGCAGGTCTCGGGTGCCACGGCCAAGGGCGCCGCGTTCGGCTCCGTGATCGCCGTGCAACTGCTGCCGGCGTTCATCCTCGGCCCGCTCTCCGGCGTGATCGCCGACCGCTTCGACCGCCGCTACACGATGGTCGTCTCCGACATCATCCGGTTCGTGTTGTTCGCGTCGATCCCGATCGTCGGTTTCATCGTCGACAGCTCGGTCAAGGTCGTCACCTGGGCGGCCATCGCGCTGTTCCTGGCACAGTGCGCGGCCCAGATCTGGACACCGGCGAAGGAAGCGGCGGTGCCCAACCTGCTGCCCCGTTCCCGGTTGGAAGCGGCCAACCAGCTCACGCTGGCGACCACCTATGGCATCACGCCGATCTTCGCCGCGCTGATCTTCAGTGGGATGGCCCGGCTGCCCCGCCCCGGCAACGTCGGGCCGGCCGACTACGCACTGCTGTTCGACGCGCTGACGTTCCTCGCCTCGGCGATCGTGGTGCAGTTCTTCGCGAAGGAGATGTCGGGCCGCACGGCCCGGCCACCCAAGCAACCGGTCGACGAGGAGGGCCACCACCACGTCCCGGGCCGGGGGGTGATGCGCGACCTGGTCGACGGCGGGAAGTTCATCGCCAAGACCCGGCTGGTCCGGGGCATCGTGGTCGGCGTGCTGGGCGCGTTCGCCGGCGCCGGGGTGGTGATCGGCACCGCCAACTTCTACGCCGGCGCGCTGGGCGGCGGCGAGGCCACGTTCGGCATCCTGTTCGCCGCGATCTTCGCCGGGTTCGGCGTCGGCATCGCGGGCGGCCCGGCGCTGGTCGGCACGCTCTCCCGGCGCCGCTGGTTCGCGCTGTCGATCATGCTCGCCGGCGTCGCGGTGATCGGGCTGTCCGCCGCGCCCCGGCTGTCGCTGGCGATCCTCGGCGCGGCGATCACCGGCGCCGCGTCCGGCATGGCCTTCCTCTCCGGCCTCACCCTGGTCGGCGGCGACATCTCCGACGACGTACGCGGCCGGGTGGTCGCCTTCATCCAGTCGGCCGTGCGGATCACCCTGCTGCTCGCGATCGCCCTGTCCAGCGTGATCGTCGGCCTGGGCGCGTCCCGGGAACTGCACATCGGCGGGCTCGAGGTGCACCTGTCCACCACCCGGCTGCTGCTGTTCGTTGTCGGCGTCGCCGGCATCGGGGTCGGCATCCTCTCGTTCCGGCAGATCGACGACCGCCCCGGCGTGCCCGTGTGGCGCGACATCGTGCGCGGTGTCCGGCGCCGGCCGCTCTCCGACACGGCCAAGAAGCGCCCCTGA
- a CDS encoding amino acid transporter, protein MTISPEAPAPQNRFTEWFLRGASHPTLRPQGPFTRPAATTERRHSWWRVMCLTGLDYFSTLGYQPGIAALAAGVLAPLATIVLVLVTLLGALPVYRRVARESPHGSGSIAMLSKLLSFWEGKLVVLVLLGFAATDFIITMTLSAADATAHIQENPFWPDSLGNHQVLITLVLLALLCAVFLKGFAEAINIAVVLVAVYLALNAVVMVDGLIRVITHPTLTSDWWTALTTMHGSPIALIGMSVIIFPKLALGLSGFETGVAVMPHIKGAPGDTEERPEGRIRGAHKLLTTAAITMSCFLISSSIVTTVLIPAPEFDPGGAANGRALAFLAHENLGAMFGTVYDVSTITILWFAGASAMAGLLNLVPRYLPRFGMAPYWASAVRPLVVVFTAIAFFITWLFNADVTAQGGAYATGVLVLITSAAIAVTLSSRRHRQQKQTIAFGVIALVFIYTTVDNVIERPDGVKIAGSFIGAMIIVSILSRLRRAFELRFTSVQFDEIGQQLLEDCKGTVVRIIANHPDALDAKEYREKLKRIVDEDVLPDVHDVMFAEVTITDPSDFESDLQVRGEIRHGRYRVFTMASPNVATALAALLLEIQATTGQRPHIYFEWTEGNPASNFLRYLAFGQGEVAPVTREILREQEPDRMKRPHVHVG, encoded by the coding sequence GTGACCATTTCGCCCGAGGCCCCGGCACCGCAGAACCGCTTCACCGAGTGGTTCCTGCGCGGAGCCTCGCACCCGACACTGCGGCCGCAGGGTCCGTTCACCCGCCCCGCGGCCACCACCGAGCGCCGGCACAGTTGGTGGCGGGTGATGTGCCTGACCGGTCTCGACTACTTCTCCACGCTGGGCTATCAGCCGGGCATCGCCGCGCTGGCCGCGGGCGTGCTGGCACCGCTGGCGACCATCGTGCTCGTGCTGGTCACGCTGCTCGGCGCGCTGCCGGTCTACCGGCGGGTGGCCCGGGAGAGCCCGCACGGCTCCGGCTCCATCGCGATGCTGAGCAAGCTGCTGTCCTTCTGGGAGGGCAAGCTGGTCGTGCTGGTGCTGCTCGGCTTCGCGGCCACCGACTTCATCATCACGATGACCCTCTCGGCGGCCGACGCGACCGCGCACATCCAGGAGAACCCGTTCTGGCCGGACTCCCTGGGCAACCACCAGGTGCTGATCACCCTGGTGCTGCTGGCGCTGCTCTGCGCGGTGTTCCTGAAAGGCTTCGCCGAGGCGATCAACATCGCGGTCGTGCTGGTCGCCGTCTACCTGGCGCTCAACGCGGTGGTGATGGTCGACGGCCTGATCCGGGTGATCACCCACCCGACGCTGACCAGCGACTGGTGGACGGCGCTGACCACGATGCACGGCAGCCCGATCGCGCTGATCGGGATGTCGGTGATCATCTTCCCGAAGCTCGCCCTGGGCCTGTCCGGCTTCGAGACCGGCGTCGCGGTGATGCCACACATCAAGGGCGCGCCGGGCGACACCGAGGAGCGCCCCGAGGGGCGGATCCGCGGCGCGCACAAGTTGCTCACCACCGCCGCGATCACCATGAGCTGCTTCCTGATCTCCAGCAGCATCGTGACCACCGTGTTGATCCCGGCACCCGAGTTCGATCCCGGCGGCGCGGCCAACGGGCGGGCGCTGGCCTTCCTCGCGCACGAGAACCTCGGCGCGATGTTCGGCACCGTGTACGACGTCTCGACCATCACCATCCTCTGGTTCGCCGGCGCCTCCGCGATGGCCGGCCTGCTCAACCTGGTGCCCCGCTACCTGCCCCGGTTCGGAATGGCGCCCTACTGGGCCAGCGCGGTCCGCCCGCTGGTCGTCGTCTTCACCGCGATCGCCTTCTTCATCACCTGGCTGTTCAACGCCGACGTGACCGCGCAGGGCGGCGCGTACGCCACCGGTGTTCTGGTTTTGATCACCTCGGCGGCCATCGCCGTGACACTCTCGAGCCGGCGGCACCGCCAGCAAAAACAGACGATCGCGTTCGGTGTGATCGCGCTGGTCTTCATCTACACCACCGTCGACAACGTCATCGAACGCCCGGACGGCGTCAAGATCGCAGGGAGCTTCATCGGCGCCATGATCATCGTTTCCATCCTGTCCCGGCTCCGCCGGGCGTTCGAGTTGCGGTTCACCAGCGTCCAGTTCGACGAGATAGGCCAACAGCTCCTCGAAGACTGCAAGGGCACGGTGGTCCGGATCATCGCCAACCATCCCGACGCGCTCGACGCCAAGGAATACCGGGAAAAGCTGAAACGGATCGTCGACGAAGACGTGCTGCCCGACGTGCACGACGTGATGTTCGCCGAGGTGACCATCACCGACCCGTCCGACTTCGAGTCGGACCTACAGGTGCGCGGCGAGATCCGGCACGGCCGCTACCGGGTGTTCACGATGGCCAGCCCCAACGTGGCGACGGCGCTGGCCGCCCTGCTCCTGGAGATCCAGGCGACGACCGGCCAGCGGCCGCACATCTATTTCGAGTGGACGGAGGGCAACCCGGCCTCGAACTTCCTGCGCTATCTCGCCTTCGGCCAGGGCGAGGTCGCGCCGGTGACCCGCGAGATCCTCCGCGAGCAGGAACCCGACCGGATGAAGCGGCCGCACGTGCACGTGGGTTAA
- a CDS encoding RNA 2'-phosphotransferase, with protein sequence MDDDLVRVSKRLSLVLRHRPANIGVTLDPHGWIDIDVLLAAFAAHGVALDRSTLDSVVSGNDKQRFAIRTGPDGRDQIRASQGHSVAVDLGLDDRPPPPRLFHGTSATAVPAILREGLVKRRRHAVHLSLDVHTARRVGARRSGPTAVLAVDAAAMAAAGHSFQCSANGVWLTEHVPPTFISRLTA encoded by the coding sequence GTGGACGACGATCTGGTGCGGGTCAGCAAGCGCCTCTCCCTGGTGCTGCGACACCGCCCGGCCAACATCGGGGTGACGCTCGACCCGCACGGCTGGATCGACATCGACGTGCTGCTGGCCGCGTTCGCCGCGCACGGGGTCGCGCTCGACCGGTCCACCCTCGACTCGGTCGTCTCGGGCAACGACAAGCAACGGTTCGCGATCCGCACCGGCCCCGATGGGCGCGACCAGATCCGCGCCAGCCAGGGCCACTCGGTCGCGGTCGATCTCGGGCTCGACGACCGGCCGCCACCGCCGCGGCTCTTCCACGGCACGTCGGCTACCGCGGTGCCGGCGATCCTGCGGGAGGGGCTGGTCAAGCGCCGCCGGCATGCCGTACACCTGTCGCTTGACGTGCACACCGCGCGGCGGGTCGGCGCCCGGCGGAGCGGGCCGACCGCGGTGCTCGCGGTCGACGCGGCGGCGATGGCCGCCGCCGGCCACAGCTTCCAGTGCAGCGCCAACGGCGTGTGGCTGACCGAACACGTTCCACCGACGTTCATCAGCCGGCTGACCGCATAG
- a CDS encoding NAD-binding protein — protein MFLVWGDNTLARRLANELVNTYGVPVTVIVRSADADQAPEIADLEPDTGDPDLRPVLVAAARLTPDVLVRAGVADATAVALVERDDVANVDAAMMVRELNPTARIVVRVFNPILAKGVTAMLGDCDVLSGSEIAAPAFVAAALGDDTPTYVRLTDEFLVTAHRDEHPDPDEVVCGLAVVDGRAEPETLPPDDATADLLLVRRYGEPPRPAPRRSRQPLRVTALVLGRRRLRYALLGVGALLGLSTMLLAYLRGLNPWEAAYLASVTALGGIEGDVSGGAVEQVVLATLALAGVVLVPFVTVLIVEAVVTARLAVNSGALTRPVAGHVVIVGLGNVGTRVLRELHRFGVDVVCVDRSADARGVAVARELGVPVIIASGNSEETLRAASVGTARALLVLSTDDVSNLETALLGRALHGGRLRVVLRLYDEGFARRVKRSFDIDLSRSVSYLAAPAFAAALFGREVIDAIPVGRRVLLVAELPVGAGSDLEGRLCPEVNRPNEVRLIAVRTGRIGQTLWTVPERRKLVRTDRLIVVATRAGLAGLLAKTRPNPNAPPLPEPQPLRLLTRPRPAPDGDAP, from the coding sequence GTGTTCCTGGTGTGGGGCGACAACACCCTGGCGCGCCGGCTCGCCAACGAACTGGTCAACACCTACGGCGTCCCGGTCACCGTGATCGTCCGGTCGGCCGACGCCGACCAGGCGCCGGAGATCGCCGACCTCGAGCCCGACACCGGCGACCCCGACCTGCGGCCCGTGCTGGTGGCCGCCGCCCGGCTCACGCCGGATGTGCTGGTCCGCGCCGGTGTCGCCGATGCCACCGCGGTCGCGCTGGTCGAGCGCGACGACGTGGCCAATGTGGACGCCGCGATGATGGTCCGCGAGCTCAACCCGACCGCCCGGATCGTGGTACGCGTGTTCAACCCGATCCTGGCCAAGGGCGTGACCGCCATGCTCGGCGACTGCGACGTGCTGTCCGGCTCGGAGATCGCCGCACCGGCGTTCGTCGCGGCCGCCCTCGGTGACGACACGCCGACCTACGTACGCTTGACCGACGAGTTCCTGGTCACCGCCCATCGCGACGAGCACCCCGATCCCGACGAGGTGGTCTGCGGCCTGGCCGTGGTCGACGGCCGCGCCGAGCCGGAGACACTGCCGCCCGACGACGCGACCGCCGACCTGCTGCTGGTCCGCCGCTACGGCGAGCCGCCCCGGCCGGCACCGCGGCGCAGCCGGCAACCGTTGCGGGTGACCGCTCTGGTGCTCGGCCGGCGCCGGCTGCGCTACGCCCTGCTCGGTGTCGGCGCGCTGCTCGGGCTCAGCACGATGCTGCTGGCCTACCTGCGCGGGCTCAACCCGTGGGAGGCCGCCTACCTGGCCTCGGTCACCGCGCTCGGCGGCATCGAGGGCGACGTCTCCGGCGGCGCCGTCGAGCAGGTGGTGCTCGCGACGCTCGCGCTGGCCGGTGTCGTGCTGGTCCCGTTCGTCACCGTGTTGATCGTCGAGGCCGTGGTCACCGCCCGGCTCGCGGTCAACTCCGGCGCGCTGACCCGGCCGGTCGCCGGGCATGTGGTCATCGTCGGCCTCGGCAACGTCGGCACCCGGGTGCTCCGCGAGTTGCACCGGTTCGGCGTCGACGTGGTGTGCGTCGACCGCTCGGCCGACGCCCGTGGTGTCGCCGTCGCCCGCGAACTCGGCGTGCCGGTCATCATCGCGAGCGGCAACAGCGAGGAGACGCTGCGGGCCGCGTCGGTCGGCACCGCCCGGGCCCTGCTGGTGTTGTCCACCGACGACGTCTCCAACCTGGAGACCGCGCTGCTCGGCCGGGCGCTGCACGGCGGCCGGCTGCGGGTGGTGCTGCGGCTCTACGACGAGGGGTTCGCGCGCCGGGTCAAGCGCAGCTTCGACATCGACCTGTCCCGCAGCGTCTCCTACCTCGCCGCGCCGGCGTTCGCCGCGGCGCTGTTCGGCCGGGAGGTGATCGACGCGATCCCGGTCGGGCGGCGGGTGCTGCTGGTCGCCGAGTTGCCGGTGGGTGCCGGCTCCGACCTGGAAGGACGGCTGTGCCCCGAGGTCAACCGGCCCAACGAGGTACGCCTGATCGCCGTGCGCACCGGCCGGATCGGGCAGACGCTGTGGACCGTCCCGGAGCGGCGCAAGCTGGTGCGCACCGACCGGCTGATCGTCGTCGCGACCCGGGCCGGGCTGGCCGGGCTGCTGGCCAAGACCCGGCCCAACCCCAACGCCCCGCCGCTGCCCGAGCCGCAGCCGCTGCGCCTGCTCACCCGGCCGCGCCCCGCACCAGACGGTGACGCTCCGTAG
- a CDS encoding MarR family transcriptional regulator: protein MSTADDLVARTARRQHAHAIMTALRELRVQLSLLNHQVGGHVELKDIDLDCFELISREGPVSPTALARRAGLHPATMTGVLDRLERGGWVTRERDATDRRAVAVHAVRGRSTELMRLYGGLGRAIEELCAGRDEGELALVADFLRHATRAGRLATDTLAADRAGG from the coding sequence ATGAGCACCGCCGACGACCTCGTCGCGCGCACCGCCCGGCGGCAGCACGCCCACGCGATCATGACCGCCCTGCGCGAGTTGCGGGTGCAACTCTCGTTGCTCAACCATCAGGTCGGCGGGCACGTCGAGCTCAAGGACATCGACCTCGACTGCTTCGAGCTGATCAGCCGCGAGGGCCCGGTCAGCCCGACCGCGCTGGCGCGCCGCGCCGGCCTGCACCCGGCGACCATGACCGGGGTCCTCGACCGGCTCGAACGCGGCGGCTGGGTGACCCGGGAACGCGACGCCACCGACCGGCGGGCGGTCGCCGTGCACGCGGTTCGCGGCCGCAGCACCGAGTTGATGCGGCTCTACGGCGGCCTCGGCAGGGCGATCGAGGAGCTCTGCGCCGGCCGCGACGAGGGAGAGCTGGCACTGGTCGCCGACTTCCTGCGGCACGCGACCCGGGCCGGCCGGCTCGCCACCGACACCCTGGCCGCCGACCGGGCCGGCGGGTGA
- a CDS encoding dolichyl-phosphate-mannose--protein mannosyltransferase: protein MLAAPEVTLRRLAPFDPRGNLASWYATGFVVLVAAVVRFTGLSRPEGKLFDETYYAKDGWGLLTKGVEWNYTDNVPAYVVHPPLGKWLIALGEWAFGYYDDGGNQRAVGHLVNAAPEFGWRFPVAVAGTVSVLLMVRIARRLFGSTVLGCAAGLLLALDGFHLVLSRIALLDMFLLLFVLATFGALLVDRDARRRAWLETITAGTAAPAGVPWWRLFAAVLFGCAVATKWSALFFLPVFLLLVLWWDAGARRSVGVDRPWRATLRQESGWLVICGVVIVAVYLASWSGWLLTDDGYFRHYRAANGQSELPIIGALQNLWHYHHEAFNFHSTLQTKHPSQSWPWQWLLLGKPVTIHLAYPGAPWGQAPVSEIILLGTPLLWWSFLPALVATTWLGIARRDWRAGAILLISAAGLLPWFYYAVDAHRVMFSFYTAPALPFFVLAVVYVLGAMIGPPGEEHGDRRLIGSVAAAAYVVLVILCFAYFYQLFVGEFLPYADWAKRMWLGNRWNP, encoded by the coding sequence GTGCTAGCGGCCCCGGAAGTCACCCTGCGCCGCTTGGCGCCGTTCGACCCCCGCGGCAACCTGGCCTCCTGGTATGCGACCGGCTTCGTCGTGCTGGTCGCCGCCGTGGTCCGGTTCACCGGGCTGTCGCGGCCCGAGGGCAAGCTGTTCGACGAGACCTACTACGCCAAAGACGGGTGGGGGCTGCTCACCAAGGGCGTCGAGTGGAACTACACCGACAACGTGCCCGCCTACGTGGTGCACCCGCCGCTCGGTAAGTGGCTGATCGCGCTGGGCGAGTGGGCGTTCGGCTACTACGACGACGGCGGCAACCAACGGGCCGTCGGCCACCTGGTCAACGCCGCCCCCGAGTTCGGCTGGCGGTTCCCGGTCGCCGTGGCCGGCACGGTGTCGGTGCTGCTGATGGTGCGGATCGCCCGACGGCTGTTCGGCTCGACCGTGCTGGGCTGCGCGGCCGGCCTGCTGCTCGCCCTCGACGGCTTCCACCTGGTGCTGTCGCGGATCGCGCTGCTCGACATGTTCCTGCTGCTGTTCGTGCTCGCCACGTTCGGCGCCCTGCTCGTCGACCGCGACGCCAGGCGACGCGCCTGGCTGGAGACGATCACGGCCGGCACCGCGGCACCGGCCGGCGTACCCTGGTGGCGCCTGTTCGCAGCGGTGCTGTTCGGCTGCGCCGTCGCCACCAAGTGGAGCGCGCTGTTCTTCCTGCCGGTCTTCCTGCTGCTGGTGCTCTGGTGGGACGCCGGCGCCCGGCGCTCGGTCGGGGTCGACCGCCCCTGGCGGGCCACGCTCCGCCAGGAAAGCGGCTGGCTGGTCATCTGCGGCGTCGTGATCGTCGCGGTCTACCTGGCGTCGTGGTCGGGCTGGCTGCTCACCGACGACGGCTACTTCCGGCACTACCGGGCCGCCAACGGCCAGTCGGAACTGCCGATCATCGGCGCGCTCCAGAACCTCTGGCACTACCACCACGAGGCGTTCAACTTCCATTCCACGCTCCAGACCAAGCACCCGAGCCAGTCGTGGCCGTGGCAGTGGTTGCTGCTCGGCAAGCCGGTGACGATCCACCTGGCCTACCCCGGTGCGCCCTGGGGTCAGGCACCGGTCTCCGAGATCATCCTGCTCGGCACCCCGCTGCTCTGGTGGTCGTTCCTGCCCGCACTGGTGGCGACCACCTGGCTGGGCATCGCCCGACGCGACTGGCGGGCCGGCGCGATCCTGCTGATCTCCGCGGCCGGCCTGCTGCCCTGGTTCTACTACGCCGTCGACGCGCACCGGGTGATGTTCTCGTTCTACACCGCCCCGGCCCTGCCGTTCTTCGTGCTCGCGGTGGTCTACGTGCTCGGCGCGATGATCGGCCCACCCGGCGAGGAACACGGCGACCGTCGCCTGATCGGTTCGGTGGCCGCGGCCGCGTACGTCGTGCTGGTGATCCTCTGCTTCGCCTACTTCTACCAGCTCTTCGTCGGCGAGTTCCTGCCCTACGCCGACTGGGCGAAGCGGATGTGGCTCGGCAACCGCTGGAACCCGTAA
- a CDS encoding RNA polymerase sigma factor, with protein MRDGGDLELVPGFGPPGQTSFEEFYSAHFQALTIQLYAYTRDLAGAQDIAQEAFCRALARWKRLADYDDPSAWVRRVAWNLVTSRWRKTRTAALFLRQQRLAHVAEPSPDRVALAHALATLKPDHRRAVILHYLADLPIAEIARQEGVSENTVKSWLHRARTALATQLSEEEADRA; from the coding sequence TTGCGAGACGGGGGCGATCTCGAACTGGTGCCCGGCTTCGGGCCGCCAGGCCAGACCAGCTTCGAAGAGTTCTATTCGGCGCACTTCCAGGCGCTGACCATCCAGCTGTACGCGTACACGCGTGATCTGGCCGGTGCGCAGGACATCGCGCAGGAAGCGTTCTGTCGGGCGCTGGCCCGGTGGAAGCGGTTGGCCGACTACGACGACCCGTCTGCCTGGGTGCGCCGGGTCGCCTGGAACCTGGTCACCAGCCGGTGGCGCAAGACCCGCACGGCCGCGCTGTTCCTGCGCCAGCAGCGCCTGGCCCACGTCGCCGAGCCGAGCCCGGACCGGGTGGCGCTGGCCCACGCGCTGGCCACCCTGAAGCCGGACCACCGTCGCGCGGTGATCCTGCACTACCTCGCCGACCTGCCGATCGCTGAGATCGCTCGGCAAGAGGGCGTTTCGGAGAACACCGTGAAGTCGTGGCTGCATCGCGCCCGGACCGCACTCGCCACCCAGCTCAGCGAAGAGGAGGCGGACCGTGCCTGA
- a CDS encoding IclR family transcriptional regulator domain-containing protein → MPRESGPDFIEALARGLDVLRSFPAGQPVRTLSDLAGATGLARPTVRRILLTLEELGYVRAADRGYALTPRVLELGMAYVNSLSMWDVARPHMERLVAQTNESTSMAQLDGSDIVYVARVAVPKIVTLAVTIGTRFPAPPTSMGKVLLAALPPESLAAVLAEPTRSGITARWRPARDELDRQLREVRAKGWALADQDLAPGIRSVATSVRDGDGAVVAAINVTVHAAETSVERLTEEYLPLLLRCAADIGHDWSLMGAIPLAVTAPGRG, encoded by the coding sequence ATGCCACGCGAGTCCGGACCTGACTTCATCGAAGCGCTGGCCCGCGGGCTCGACGTCCTCCGTTCGTTCCCGGCCGGGCAGCCCGTGCGCACGCTGAGCGATCTCGCCGGCGCGACCGGGCTGGCCCGGCCCACGGTGCGGCGGATCCTGCTGACCCTCGAAGAACTCGGCTACGTGCGGGCCGCCGACCGGGGCTACGCCCTGACGCCGCGGGTGCTCGAGCTGGGCATGGCCTACGTCAACTCGCTGAGCATGTGGGACGTCGCCCGACCGCACATGGAACGGCTGGTCGCGCAGACCAACGAGTCGACCTCGATGGCCCAGCTCGACGGCAGCGACATCGTCTACGTGGCCCGGGTGGCGGTGCCGAAGATCGTGACCCTGGCGGTCACCATCGGCACCCGCTTCCCGGCGCCACCCACGTCGATGGGCAAGGTGCTGCTCGCCGCCCTGCCGCCCGAATCGCTGGCCGCGGTGTTGGCCGAGCCGACCCGGTCCGGCATCACGGCGCGCTGGCGGCCGGCCCGTGACGAGCTCGACCGCCAGCTTCGCGAGGTGCGGGCCAAGGGCTGGGCGCTGGCCGACCAGGACCTGGCACCCGGCATCCGTTCGGTGGCGACCAGCGTCCGCGACGGCGACGGAGCGGTGGTCGCGGCGATCAACGTGACCGTGCACGCGGCCGAGACCTCGGTGGAGCGGCTGACCGAGGAATACCTGCCGTTGCTGCTGCGCTGCGCGGCCGACATCGGCCACGACTGGTCCCTGATGGGCGCGATCCCGTTGGCCGTGACCGCGCCCGGCAGGGGCTAG